In the genome of Deinococcus planocerae, the window CCGTCCACGAGCATCGTCTTGGCGTGCAGGCCGCCCCGGAACCAGCGGGCCTGAAGGCGGCCCTCCAGCCCGCGCGCCCGCAGTTTCCGCCGCAGCACGGCGAGGCCCACCCGGTTTTCCAGCCCCAGGAAGCTGTGCTCGTACAGCAGGGCGCGGATGGTCACGCCCCGCTCGGCGGCGCGGACGAGGGCCCGCATCCACGGCAGGGCGTCCTGGGAGGTGCACAGCCGGGGGTTGAGCAGCGCGAGGTTGCAGCGCACGTCCATGCTGAAGCTGACGTGCATCAGGTCCACCCGCTCCCGCGCGGCGTCGAGCAGGGAGACGAGGGCCTCGTCCGCCATCTGGAAGCCCTCGCGGCGGTAGAGGCTGAAGGCGCGCACGTCCCCGGCGCGGGTGAGGGGCAGGCGGTCGGTGCCCTGCGGGTGCGTGGGCTCGCCCGGCCCTGCGCCCCGGCACAAGGAACGGACGGTGCGCGCGGTCACGCCCGGGAGGCACTCCAGCGTGGTGCTGCGGGTCCACAGGTCGTCGAAGACGGTGAGGCCGTCGCGCGCCACCGGGCCGCGAAAACGCAGGCCGAGGTCGCGGAGGTCTCCGCCGTGGCCCCTCGTCGTGGCGGAGGGCAGGTGCCCCGGCCCCACGTTGAAGCCCATCACGGTGAGGTCCGTGCCGTCCGTCACGAGGAGCTTGGCGTGGCTGTGGGGAAAGGTGCCCGCGTAGTTGGCGACCTCCACCCGCCAGCCCACCCGGTCGTCTTGCAGGGGCACCCCCGCCGCGAGGAGGTCGCGCGTCGCCGCGTACACCTGCGCGCCCCACTCCAGGTTGGCCGCCTGGGGGAAGTTCCCCAGCGCCACCCTCACCGTCACGCCGCCTTCGAAGGCCGCCGGGTCCGCCCTTACGCGCCCGTACAGCTCGGCCACGCCCCGGGCGAGCACCGCGCCGGGGCCCCGCCGGGGGTCGTCCGCCCACTCCATCACCGCGTAGAGCACCTCGCGCCGCGCCCCCGCGATCTGGGCGGCGAGCCCGTCGAAGCCCCCGTGCGGGGTGGGGGGCTGAGCGCTGAAGGCGGGGTCGGGGTTCGGCGTGTGCAGGAAACCCAGAAAGGCGTTCCCGCACGAGAGGTCGGGCCGATTGCCCCGGGGGGTGACCCGCCACACGGCGAGTTCGAGGGGGTCTGTCGGTGCCGCGCAGGTCACCCCGGCGGCGGGCACGGCGAGGGGTTCGGCGCGGGCCGGGCGCGTCTGCACGAAGTTCACCGCGCGCTCGCCCACGCCCCACACCCCCAGCAGCGCGAGGCCGAGGGCCGCCAAGGTGAGCTTGACCTGCCGGTCTTGCGCCGCGTCATGCCGCGAGCTGTCCGCCGCCGCGTCGATGCCCGCCGCGATGGCGCTGTCGCCCACGACCTGCGAGGTGACCACGAAGACGGCGAGCAGGCCGAGCAGCGCCCAGCCACCCCCCGCGAGCACGTCGGGGACACCGACCCAGCCCAGCAGCGCCCCGCCGAGCGCCCCGACCCCCCCGAAGCCGAGCAGGCCCCCCAGGGCGGGCCGCCACGCCAGCCCCGCGCGCAGGGTGAGCAGCCCGAGCACCACCCCCGAGATCAAACCGTAGAGCGCACACACCGCGAGGGCGAGCAGGGCGAGTTGCGAGGCCCCCAGCGCGTCCCCGAGGGCTCCCCCCCGGTAGACCCCCGCCAG includes:
- a CDS encoding phospholipase D-like domain-containing protein, which codes for MRLLPRHSPPAHLGRLALSALAGFLLAVVLARGAVSVVLAVVPPGQPYVRAALGTLAALGSVVLSFGLAGALSARALPLDRLGLTPGQARARAGIASGVTAGLLVVPVGGLMGLAGVYRGGALGDALGASQLALLALAVCALYGLISGVVLGLLTLRAGLAWRPALGGLLGFGGVGALGGALLGWVGVPDVLAGGGWALLGLLAVFVVTSQVVGDSAIAAGIDAAADSSRHDAAQDRQVKLTLAALGLALLGVWGVGERAVNFVQTRPARAEPLAVPAAGVTCAAPTDPLELAVWRVTPRGNRPDLSCGNAFLGFLHTPNPDPAFSAQPPTPHGGFDGLAAQIAGARREVLYAVMEWADDPRRGPGAVLARGVAELYGRVRADPAAFEGGVTVRVALGNFPQAANLEWGAQVYAATRDLLAAGVPLQDDRVGWRVEVANYAGTFPHSHAKLLVTDGTDLTVMGFNVGPGHLPSATTRGHGGDLRDLGLRFRGPVARDGLTVFDDLWTRSTTLECLPGVTARTVRSLCRGAGPGEPTHPQGTDRLPLTRAGDVRAFSLYRREGFQMADEALVSLLDAARERVDLMHVSFSMDVRCNLALLNPRLCTSQDALPWMRALVRAAERGVTIRALLYEHSFLGLENRVGLAVLRRKLRARGLEGRLQARWFRGGLHAKTMLVDGRMLTVGSQNLHYSSWTPRGLNEYTVATTASEAAREYAREFAFLWAQGRPAELPGWLEGSGQGD